The DNA window GTGGATATAAAAGATATCGCCGGGAAAAGCTTCGCGGCCGGGCGGACGGCGAAGCAGTAGCGACAGTTCGCGGTACGCCCGGGCGTGATGGGTGAGGTCGTCGTACACGATCAGTACGTCGCGGCCGGCTTCCATGAACGACTCCGCGATGCTGGTCGCAGCGTATGGCGCAATATAGGCAAGTCCCGGCGGGTCGCTCCCTTCCGTCACGACCACGACGGTGTATTCCATTGCGTTCTGCTCCTGCAGTTTCGCCACCACCTTGGCGACGGCCGCCGCACGCTGGCCGATTGCACAATACACGCAGACCACGTTCTGGTCTCGCTGGTTGAGGATGGTGTCGATGGCGATGGTCGTTTTACCTGTCTGCCGATCGCCCAGAATCAACTCGCGCTGGCCGCGTCCGATGGGAATGAGCGCATCGATCACTTTGATACCGGTCTGCAGCGGAACGCTGACTTGCGAGCGATCCATGATGGGCGCCGCAGGGCGTTCGATCGGCAAACGCTTGTGGGTGGGAACCGTTCCGGCCCCATCGAGCGGCCGACCAAGCGGATCGATGACGCGTCCAAGCAGGCCGTCGCCGACGCCCACATCCATGACGCGGCCGGTGCGCTGGACTTCATCTCCCGCCTGCAGGTCCCAGTAGTCGCCCAGCAGCACAACGCCGATTTCTTCTTCGTCGACATTAAAGGCGATGCCGAACACGCCGCCGGGAAACTCGACCAGTTCCTCAAACCCTACGCCCGGCAGCCCCGACACCTTTGCAATCCCCGTCGCGACGCTGGTAATCGCGCCCACTTCGCGAAGCGTCAGCTGCGGCGTGAATGCTGCGCGCGCCTGGCCGATTGCAGCCAGCGCGCCGTCGAACATTTCCTCGAGTTTATCCGGCGTGTCGTTCATTTGTTTTGGGTTTCGTGTTGTTCGGCTGAATTGACATGCAGCACCGCGCGTTCTTCCAGCAACTCGTCGACGCTCTGTTCCAGGGACCGGAGGTAATCGGCGATGCTCCAGCCAACCTTGTGCCCGTTGGCCGTGAGTTCGATGCCGCTGATCACCGTCGGGTCGGTCTCGAAACGGAGTCGAATGTCCGCCGCGAAGGTTTCGTTGAGAGCCCGTTGGATGGCGGCTTGCTGCTTCTCCGGCAGGTCGAAAGCGCTGCGCACAAACGCCGGCTGGGACGACGCTTTCAAGGCGGTGGCGAAACCCTCTTTCTCCTCGCCCTGCAGTTCTCGCAAACGGCAAATGCACACTTCGCTCATCCGTTCTTCCAGGCCGGCGTCGGCCAGGTCGGCGAGCGTCTTCCGGGCAATGGCGAACACTTCCTGCTGGGTGCGGCGGGTGATTTCGTCGTGCAGGCTTTGCTGCTCTCGCGCTAGACCTTCCTGTCGTTTGGCGAGCCAGGCGTCGGCGTCGTCTCGCGCTTCCTCCAGCAGTTTCTGGCGGTGGGCTTTGACTTCCTCGGTCGCCTGGCTCAACAGCGAAGCTCGCTGGCGTTCAAAATCGTCGTTCCTGCTCTGGAATTCGTCCCGTTCCTTCTGGGCTTCGGACTGCTGGGCGGCGGCGTCGCGGAGCTCGGCGGCGATCCGTTTCTCCCGGGCATCAATGGCGTTGAGAATGGGCTTGTAAAGGAAACGCTTCATCAACCAGACGAGAACCAGGAAGTTAACCAACTGCGCGCCGACCGTGAACCAATCGATAAGCATGGGTCAGTTTCCCGCCGCTTTGTCGATGACGTGGTTCCAGAACGGATTGGCGAAGATCAGGATCATCGATACAACAAAGCAGTAGATCGCCGTGGATTCGATCATCGCCAGGCCGACGAACAGGGTGCGCGTGATGGTGGCCGAGGCGTCGGGTTGCTGGGCCAGCGAAGTCAAAGCGGTGGCGACTGCTTTCCCCTCGGCGAAAGCCGGCCCCAGGCAGCCGAAACTGGTGGTGACGCCCGCTGTAATGATCGACGCCAACGCGATGGTGGTCATGCTATCCATATACTCTCCTTTTTGTGTTGTGGTTCATGATTCAAGACGGGGGTCGGATTGCGACCTGGGCTTGCGGACGCGCGTGGCGGCTGCGATGTAAACGGCAGCCAGGATGCTGAAAATGTAGGCCTGCACCATGCCGGTAAGCAGGCCCAGCACCGTCATAACGATCGGGAAGAAAAAGGGGGTGATGGTCAGCAGAATTCCAATAATCATCGCCCCGCTCATCATGTTGCCGAACAAGCGAATCGCCAAGGCAAGCGTGCGGGAGATTTCGCTGATGATGTTAAACGGCAGCATGATGAACGTCGGCTTGAGGTAAGACAGCAGGTACTCGCCCAATCCCTGCTTCTCAATGCCGAACAAAGGTACGGCCGCAAACACGCACAGCGCGAGCGCCGTGGTGGTCGAAAGCGAGCCGGTCGGCGGCTGGTAACCGGGCAGGATCGTGCCGAGGCTGGCGACCGCGATAAACAGGAACAGCGTACCAAGAAAGCCCAGATACTGTTGCGGCTGGCTCAGGCCGACTTCTTCGATCTGTTTCACGATTCCTGTGACGACGATTTCCAGGAGATTCTGCCAGCGGGATCTTCGCAGTCCAGTGGACAGCCTGCGCGTGATCAGCAGGGAGCCGACGACCATCACCAGCATCACTCCCCACGTAAAAACGAGGGTCGCGTTGAGTTTGATAAATCCGTACTGCCAGAAGATGGTTTCATCGGGACTAAGAAGCATCACTCGCCTCCTTGGCCAGTTGCGATTGCGTGTCGCCCGACGACCGTGTCAGCCGCGCGACAGCAAAACGGGCGATCAGGAATCCAACAAGGCAAACCAGCAGCCGCTCCCAGTGACCGCCGGCGACCAGGTAGAACCCGGTCAAGGCGACGCTCATGCGCAGTAATTGGCTGCCGAGGAACCACGCTGCCGGATGGCGGGAAGTCAGTCCCTTGCGAATGGTCCACCACAGCCCGCCGAAGAACATGGCGCCAAGTAACACGCCGGCTGCCAGCGGCAGGATCCAACTCACGGGTTCATTCATCGTCATGTTCCTGTTCCTCGCGGATTGCTTTCTCTTCTTTGGCGACCCACTGCCATGCGTTAAAACAACCGACCGCCAGGCCGGCCACCAGCAGCGTCAAGGTCCAGGAATGCTGGCCCGGATACTGCTTGTCCAGCCAGACGCCCAGCGCCGCGCCCAGCAGCGTCGGAATCACGACCGACCAGCCAATCAGCCCCATCATGCCGAATCCGGACCAGACGCCTGGCGTCGGGTTGCGACGGGCTTTGAGCTTGCGTGCTGCTTTCTCCCGGACGGCGCGGCGAAAGGCCGTGGGTTTTTCCTCGTGTTCAAAATCCGGCTTGTCACTCATGCTGGAACTCGACGAACTGGCGGATGAAACCGCTCTCCATTTTCGCCATCACCGAGCGAACGTTGCGTTCGTGCTCGTTCAAACGGAGAAACTCCCGCTCCACAACCGCGTGCAGCTGGCCAAGGTCGGTTCCGTAAATCGCGTTGCGCACGGAGACAAATACATCCAGGCCGGTCTTCACCAGCACTCCCTCATCGATTGCCATGTAAGCCTCGCCTTCCGCGACCGTCTCATAAATCAGAATTCCCGGCGTGAGCGACGCCACACAGTCAAGCCGATGCGGCAGAAGGCCGAACGATCCCTGGCGCGTATCCGCCGCCAGGCGGAGCACATCCGTCTTCTCGGCGAACACCTGGAACGGCAACAGGACTTTAAGATTCATGACCACTCCCGGCAGTGACGGAGGACGGCGGTTCGGACGGCTCTTTGCCGGCGGATCGGGCCTTCTCTTCCGCCTCGTGAATCGCTCCGATCATGTAGAACGCGGTCTCTGAAAGGTCTTTAAATTCATCGCGCAGGATTCGCTCGCAGCCATCCAGCGCATCCTGAAGACTAACGAGCTTGCCGGCGCGGCCCGTGAATTGCTCCGTCGTAAAAAAGGGCTGCGTGAGAAATCGCTCCAGCCGGCGGGCGCGGGCGACCACGTTGCGGTCCTCAGGCGAAAGCTGCTCCAGACCGAGCATGGCGATGATGTCTTTAAGGTCCGCGTACTGGGCTAATGTCCGGCGGATCTCCTGCGCGATGTCATAATGCCGCTGGCCGACGATGCCCGGCGTCGCCATTTTGGAACCGGACTGCAGCGGATCAATGGCCGGGAACAGGCCTTCGCTGGCCCGCTTGCGCGAAAGCACAATCGAGGACGACAGATGCGAGAACGTATGCACTGCCGCCGGGTCGGTGAAGTCATCCGCCGGGACATACACGGCCTGG is part of the Lignipirellula cremea genome and encodes:
- a CDS encoding F0F1 ATP synthase subunit A, with protein sequence MLLSPDETIFWQYGFIKLNATLVFTWGVMLVMVVGSLLITRRLSTGLRRSRWQNLLEIVVTGIVKQIEEVGLSQPQQYLGFLGTLFLFIAVASLGTILPGYQPPTGSLSTTTALALCVFAAVPLFGIEKQGLGEYLLSYLKPTFIMLPFNIISEISRTLALAIRLFGNMMSGAMIIGILLTITPFFFPIVMTVLGLLTGMVQAYIFSILAAVYIAAATRVRKPRSQSDPRLES
- a CDS encoding alternate F1F0 ATPase, F1 subunit alpha — its product is MNDTPDKLEEMFDGALAAIGQARAAFTPQLTLREVGAITSVATGIAKVSGLPGVGFEELVEFPGGVFGIAFNVDEEEIGVVLLGDYWDLQAGDEVQRTGRVMDVGVGDGLLGRVIDPLGRPLDGAGTVPTHKRLPIERPAAPIMDRSQVSVPLQTGIKVIDALIPIGRGQRELILGDRQTGKTTIAIDTILNQRDQNVVCVYCAIGQRAAAVAKVVAKLQEQNAMEYTVVVVTEGSDPPGLAYIAPYAATSIAESFMEAGRDVLIVYDDLTHHARAYRELSLLLRRPPGREAFPGDIFYIHSRLLERSTHLCDGLGGGSLTALPIIETEAQDISAYIPTNLISITDGQIYLSPSLFELGVLPAVDVGKSVSRVGGKAQRAAYRAVAGDLKLSYAQFEELETFSRFGARLDDSTRKIIEHGRRIRACLKQPEFSPMPAPSQIAVLLALIAGLFDSIPLKQMTDAEHALREAAKAIPVSVRQRLDTADQLSDEDRETIVQLARQSLALFQPRIAAKETT
- a CDS encoding AtpZ/AtpI family protein, which produces MSDKPDFEHEEKPTAFRRAVREKAARKLKARRNPTPGVWSGFGMMGLIGWSVVIPTLLGAALGVWLDKQYPGQHSWTLTLLVAGLAVGCFNAWQWVAKEEKAIREEQEHDDE
- a CDS encoding F0F1 ATP synthase subunit delta, with the translated sequence MLIDWFTVGAQLVNFLVLVWLMKRFLYKPILNAIDAREKRIAAELRDAAAQQSEAQKERDEFQSRNDDFERQRASLLSQATEEVKAHRQKLLEEARDDADAWLAKRQEGLAREQQSLHDEITRRTQQEVFAIARKTLADLADAGLEERMSEVCICRLRELQGEEKEGFATALKASSQPAFVRSAFDLPEKQQAAIQRALNETFAADIRLRFETDPTVISGIELTANGHKVGWSIADYLRSLEQSVDELLEERAVLHVNSAEQHETQNK
- a CDS encoding F0F1 ATP synthase subunit epsilon; protein product: MNLKVLLPFQVFAEKTDVLRLAADTRQGSFGLLPHRLDCVASLTPGILIYETVAEGEAYMAIDEGVLVKTGLDVFVSVRNAIYGTDLGQLHAVVEREFLRLNEHERNVRSVMAKMESGFIRQFVEFQHE
- a CDS encoding F0F1 ATP synthase subunit C, giving the protein MDSMTTIALASIITAGVTTSFGCLGPAFAEGKAVATALTSLAQQPDASATITRTLFVGLAMIESTAIYCFVVSMILIFANPFWNHVIDKAAGN
- a CDS encoding N-ATPase subunit AtpR, with the protein product MTMNEPVSWILPLAAGVLLGAMFFGGLWWTIRKGLTSRHPAAWFLGSQLLRMSVALTGFYLVAGGHWERLLVCLVGFLIARFAVARLTRSSGDTQSQLAKEASDAS